From the genome of Mixophyes fleayi isolate aMixFle1 chromosome 2, aMixFle1.hap1, whole genome shotgun sequence, one region includes:
- the MYG1 gene encoding MYG1 exonuclease, with the protein MLWRVPQFRTLSLLFHHRFSASACGFSRLLMPEDPKRPRREERLMALKIGTHDGTFHCDEALACYLLRTLEPYRAAEIVRTRDPQLLAQCDVVVDVGGEYDPGRNRYDHHQRSFCETMNSLYPDKPWVTKLSSAGLVYAHYGTQILATLLGTEDDDPIIPVLYDKMYENFVEEIDAIDNGISQFDGEQRYNISTNLSSRVGHLNPRWNEPDQDTETGFKKAMELAGTEFVSRLDFYHRSWLPARALVEEAIRQRFQMSDSGEVVILAQGGCPWKEHLFQVEKELSLEKQIKYVIYPDQSAKWRVQCVPTGPNTFQNRLSLPDDWRGLRADDLSSVCGIRGCIFVHASGFIGGNETQEGALEMARKALTF; encoded by the exons ATGCTGTGGCGGGTCCCACAGTTCCGCACGCTGTCCCTGCTCTTTCACCACCGCTTCTCCGCCTCCGCCTGCGGCTTCTCACGACTCTTGATGCCGGAAGATCCAAAGCGGCCCCGACGGGAGGAACGACTTATGGCGCTGAAAATCGGCACCCACGACGGAACTTTCCACTGCGACGAGGCGCTGGCGTGTTACCTGCTGCGGACGCTGGAGCCATACAGG GCTGCAGAGATTGTGAGAACACGGGATCCTCAGCTCTTAGCTCAGTGTGATGTTGTGGTTGATGTGGGAGGAGAGTATGATCCTGGTCGGAATCGCTATGATCACCATCAGAG ATCCTTCTGTGAAACTATGAACAGCTTATATCCTGACAAGCCATGGGTCACTAAGCTGAGCAGTGCTGGCCTGGTATACGCTCACTATGGCACGCAGATCTTAGCCACACTTCTGGGTACTGAGGACGATGACCCCATCATACCTGTGTTATATGACAAG aTGTATGAGAATTTTGTTGAAGAAATTGATGCTATTGACAACGGAATATCGCAGTTTGATGGGGAGCAGAGGTACAACATAAGCACCAACTTGAGCTCCCGTGTGGGACACCTCAATCCTCGCTGGAATGAACCCGATCAGGACACAGAA ACGGGCTTTAAGAAGGCAATGGAATTGGCAGGGACAGAGTTTGTGTCCCGTCTGGACTTTTATCACCGATCCTGGCTGCCAGCTCGTGCTTTGGTGGAGGAAGCGATCAGACAGAGATTCCAG ATGTCAGACAGTGGAGAAGTGGTTATCTTGGCCCAGGGTGGATGTCCTTGGAAGGAGCATCTCTTTCAGGTGGAGAAAGAACTTAGTCTGGAGAAACAAATTAAGTATGTGATCTACCCAGACCAGAGCGCGAagtggagggtgcagtgtgtcCCCACAGGTCCCAACACTTTTCAGAATCG ACTTTCTCTGCCAGATGACTGGCGTGGGCTGCGGGCGGATGACCTCTCCTCGGTCTGTGGTATTCGGGGCTGTATCTTTGTTCATGCCAGTGGCTTCATTGGTGGAAACGAGACACAAGAAGGCGCTCTGGAAATGGCACGAAAAGCATTGACTTTCTAA
- the AAAS gene encoding aladin produces MCSLELFPPPLPRGDVTLYEFNNTMIPWLADGSPPPSFHTAMINVPELMIPLEAVKAPGRMELSSKSAFIHHREAVWKRCLNAWHQMGLAGLLEEMSNSEEEVPPLLCRVSCFSLAVCRWVSSLHGSLFPHLSMKNEDLTAEFSQACDWAKCSLRAFAWHPHTSKFALALVDDSIRIYTTGSPTIPTLKHRLQKDVASMAWKPLCASVLAVACQSCVLVWHVDPTSLSTRPSSGCAQVLSHPGHSPVTSVAWSPKGGVLLSASPVDTAMLVWDVSTESCVPLQRVGGGGVTFLSWSPDGSKVLSATPSSVFRVWETQMWTCERWPTIQGRCQTGCWSPDGSRLLFAVKGESVIYSLSFSFSDGETQACVGGSQSATVVADVSLIVYKREEEDVSVGGEIQSMAWDPSGERLAVLLRENVDVIGSESVIAVYRTKNSPIFELLPCGFIPCRVDEDPQLMQFHPCFQKGALLSVLWRSGRLSHVPFYFVNAQFPRFAPEICPMSESTSSATPTVSLFTKT; encoded by the exons ATGTGCTCCTTGGAGTTGTTCCCTCCGCCTCTCCCCCGTGGTGATGTGACCCTGTATGAGTTCAACAATACAATGATCCCATGGCTGGCTGATGGCAGCCCACCACCCTCCTTCCACACTGCG ATGATAAATGTACCAGAACTTATGATTCCTCTGGAAGCTGTGAAGGCTCCAGGTCGAATGGAGCTGAGCAGTAAATCGGCGTTTATTCATCACAGGGAGGCTGTCTGGAAGCGATGCTTAAATGCATG GCACCAAATGGGGCTTGCTGGGCTGCTTGAAGAGATGTCTAACTCTGAGGAAGAGG TTCCCCCCTTGTTGTGTCGTGTGTCCTGCTTTTCCCTTGCGGTATGTCGCTGGGTTTCCTCTCTCCACGGCTCGCTCTTCCCACACCTTTCA ATGAAAAATGAGGATCTCACTGCAGAGTTCTCTCAGGCTTGTGACTG GGCCAAGTGTTCACTTCGAGCCTTCGCTTGGCACCCACACACCAGCAAGTTTGCCCTGGCTCTTGTAGATGACTCCATTCGCATATACACCACAGGAAG CCCAACGATACCCACATTAAAGCATCGTCTGCAGAAGGATGTGGCCAGCATGGCGTGGAAGCCCCTGTGTGCATCTGTCTTGGCTGTGGCCTGTCAGAGCTGTGTACTGGTGTGGCACGTGGACCCCACCTCCCTGTCTACAAG GCCCTCCTCTGGCTGCGCTCAGGTGCTCTCACACCCGGGTCACAGTCCAGTCACTAGCGTTGCCTGGTCTCCTAAAGGGGGAGTCTTACTGTCCGCTTCACCTGTAGACACAGCCATGTTG GTGTGGGATGTCTCTACGGAGAGCTGTGTACCATTACAGAGAGTTGGAGGAGGGGGTGTTACTTTCCTGTCCTGGTCACCAGATGGCAGCAAAGTGCTGTCTGCTACCCCATCCTCCGTGTTCAG GGTGTGGGAGACACAGATGTGGACGTGTGAGCGCTGGCCAACAATCCAAGGTCGCTGTCAG ACAGGTTGCTGGAGTCCTGATGGCAGCCGGCTACTTTTTGCTGTGAAGGGGGAGTCTGTCATATACAGTTTATCCTTCTCTTTCTCAGATG GAGAGACACAAGCCTGCGTTGGTGGAAGTCAAAGTGCCACAGTGGTTGCTGATGTGTCTTTAATAGTTTacaagagagaggaggaggatgtCAG TGTTGGGGGGGAAATACAGTCTATGGCCTGGGACCCAAGTGGAGAGAGACTAGCTGTGCTACTAAGAG AGAATGTAGATGTTATAGGCAGTGAATCCGTGATAGCAGTATACAGGACCAAAAACAGTCCCATTTTTGAGCTTCTTCCTTG TGGCTTCATTCCATGCAGAGTGGACGAAGATCCACAGCTCATGCAGTTTCACCCATGTTTCCAGAAGGGGGCGTTACTTTCCGTG CTCTGGAGGTCTGGCCGCCTCTCCCACGTTCCCTTTTACTTCGTTAACGCACAGTTTCCACGCTTCGCACCTGAGATTTGCCCCATGTCAGAAAGCACCAGCAGTGCAACTCCTACAGTGTCCCTTTTTACCAAGACCTAA